A window of the Gossypium hirsutum isolate 1008001.06 chromosome A03, Gossypium_hirsutum_v2.1, whole genome shotgun sequence genome harbors these coding sequences:
- the LOC107938501 gene encoding uncharacterized protein has protein sequence MALCSYAQQLFDLMLFGEDVSLAINESNSFKVECGELGKRVSRLLELLCDLLITTAPTSLYLRPINCMVAKLKRHFEAARRIVCNCKHRNLIWRLFVSRIAAEFEELFHVLDASIGEMEWVVRIYEAKTRGGCLKTEDRMSPTVSVWSCIATVEMGSSLDDRIEAVNHLASLVRHKDEYKHIIVEEGGVDSLMKLLKENCSLVTHIAAANTLCLLANEDSEGTIMNEMISTFIKSLSKASPISKQMQAADLVASIAERNPELKQHNLIREDIIWQLVILLSSEQSTLELKISCSKALWKLAQGSVSNCRTLTETKGMLCLAKLVAKEQGELRYNCIMIIKEITFIAESDDGFRRSAFTSSSLAAKAVVDELLRVIKELDDTKLGVPAIKSIGSLARSFSAKQSRVIGPLVARLGNTDQDVAMEAAIALKKFVSTDNYLRSEHSKSIIEFEGVPLLMKLLISGDKNTHPHVLELICYLAQHDSNSNVLIKAGALTALQTIAPKVNTEYKELETLVPRTISKLQSNLTVEQHQTESSTGIKQFFTEQSKAVVATIEGRLKLLYKRLTVYLQRLVRNPRKRILGAIPPLKTTRIQQFLKAKCMELALMSVYYLKKRLVIKEPAQKLRLVVRKFVISLEKKEIRRNFGYIIHKLYENVLSKKKKKKMSENVCTYRQLI, from the coding sequence ATGGCGCTGTGTTCATATGCTCAGCAACTTTTTGATCTGATGCTGTTTGGGGAGGATGTTTCCTTAGCGATTAATGAGTCCAACTCGTTCAAGGTGGAATGTGGTGAGTTAGGAAAGCGAGTGAGTCGACTCTTGGAACTGCTTTGTGACCTGCTTATCACTACAGCTCCTACTTCTCTTTACTTGCGGCCAATTAACTGCATGGTTGCTAAGCTCAAGAGGCATTTCGAGGCGGCTCGGCGCATTGTCTGCAATTGCAAGCATCGAAACCTGATTTGGAGACTCTTTGTCAGCCGTATTGCAGCCGAGTTTGAAGAGCTCTTCCACGTTTTGGACGCTTCTATTGGAGAAATGGAGTGGGTGGTTAGAATCTATGAGGCCAAAACCAGAGGCGGATGCTTGAAAACAGAGGATAGAATGTCACCTACGGTTTCGGTGTGGTCTTGCATTGCCACTGTTGAAATGGGGTCGAGCTTAGATGATCGAATCGAGGCCGTTAATCATCTTGCATCACTCGTTAGACATAAAGATGAGTATAAGCACATCATTGTTGAAGAAGGTGGGGTAGATTCATTAATGAAGCTTTTGAAGGAGAATTGTTCCCTGGTAACTCATATTGCAGCGGCTAATACACTTTGCCTTTTAGCTAATGAGGACAGTGAAGGAACTATTATGAACGAAATGATTTCCACTTTCATAAAAAGTTTATCGAAAGCATCACCGATATCGAAACAAATGCAAGCTGCCGATTTGGTTGCCAGCATTGCAGAGCGTAACCCGGAATTGAAACAACACAATTTGATTCGAGAGGACATAATATGGCAGCTAGTGATCTTGCTATCATCTGAACAATCAACGCTCGAGTTGAAGATTAGCTGTTCCAAGGCTTTATGGAAGCTTGCTCAAGGGAGCGTTTCCAATTGTCGGACTTTAACGGAGACGAAAGGAATGCTATGCTTAGCCAAGTTAGTGGCAAAAGAACAAGGTGAATTACGGTATAATTGCATAATGATCATAAAGGAGATCACATTTATTGCTGAATCAGATGACGGTTTTCGACGCTCGGCCTTCACGAGTTCTTCTCTAGCTGCAAAGGCGGTGGTTGACGAGCTATTGAGGGTAATCAAAGAGCTTGACGATACAAAACTAGGAGTTCCTGCAATTAAGTCCATTGGTTCATTGGCAAGGTCTTTCTCGGCCAAACAGAGTCGAGTGATAGGTCCATTGGTGGCTCGGCTGGGGAATACAGATCAAGATGTTGCAATGGAAGCTGCAATTGCATTGAAAAAATTCGTTTCCACCGATAATTACCTTCGTTCGGAGCATTCGAAGTCGATAATAGAATTCGAAGGTGTACCATTGTTGATGAAGTTACTAATTAGTGGGGATAAAAACACCCATCCGCACGTATTAGAATTGATATGCTACCTTGCCCAACATGACAGCAATAGCAATGTTTTGATAAAAGCTGGAGCTTTAACTGCTCTTCAGACAATAGCTCCCAAGGTCAATACAGAATATAAAGAGCTAGAAACATTGGTCCCTCGCACAATATCCAAACTCCAATCCAATCTTACTGTGGAGCAACATCAAACAGAGAGCTCAACGGGCATCAAACAGTTTTTTACAGAACAGAGCAAAGCAGTTGTTGCCACTATAGAAGGTCGATTAAAGCTGCTGTACAAAAGGCTTACCGTTTATCTACAAAGGCTAGTAAGAAATCCTAGAAAGAGAATTTTAGGGGCAATACCTCCGTTAAAGACGACGAGGATTCAGCAGTTTTTGAAGGCTAAATGCATGGAACTAGCATTGATGTCGGTGTATTACCTAAAGAAAAGACTAGTGATTAAGGAACCGGCACAAAAGCTTAGGTTGGTGGTGAGAAAATTCGTTATATCATTAGAGAAAAAAGAGATTAGAAGAAACTTTGGTTATATCATACATAAATTGTATGAGAATGTAttgagcaaaaagaaaaagaaaaaaatgagtgaaaatgtATGCACATATCGGCAGCTAATATAA
- the LOC107938500 gene encoding uncharacterized protein: protein MSSEQKKLIKNVLLDMILLGQDVCSAINRSNSFKVKCSELGKRVNQLLLMLRSLRRIVVKLEDNFKVAQRVVHNCKPQRRLCRFFTSRIHISTDFQELFHVLDVSITEVEWLVSDYEPQSKDRGSMYSPTVLAWSCIATVEMGPSLDDRIEAAHRLASLVQQKDFEYKQLIFKGGLPSLLKLLKENSPVAHIAAANALCLLANEEEEKSGTIIKELIHTIASRLSRTSSRCDQKQAADLVADIAERNPELKRYHFMREETVWRLVILLSSQQSPLELKISCSKALWKLAQGSVLICKTLTETKGMRCLAELVAKEQDELRFNCIMIIKEITTIAESDIRFRRSAFTSSSPAAKALICELLRIIKERDDAKLRVPAIKSIGSLARSFSDRKGRVIINLLIAQLGNTDQEVAMEAAIALRKFVSIDNYLRSEHSESIVKFDGVQLLMKLVSEDTKAQPHVLALICYLVQHDTNSNVLINAGALTALQTTDPEVITEHPELETLVPHAISRLQFNLTEDQLQTDSSTGIKQIITEQGIEVVDTVRRGLKLLSKGDSKTPPIVTRCIKRILGAIPPLKSKRIQQFLNLSARNWQYYVWTA from the exons ATGAGTTCGGAGCAGAAGAAGCTGATCAAGAATGTTTTGCTCGATATGATACTGTTAGGGCAGGATGTTTGCTCAGCAATTAACAGGTCCAACTCTTTCAAGGTGAAATGCAGTGAGTTGGGAAAGCGAGTGAATCAGCTCTTGCTAATGCTGCGTAGCCTGCGTCG CATAGTTGTCAAGCTCGAGGACAACTTCAAGGTAGCTCAGCGCGTAGTACACAACTGCAAGCCCCAACGTCGGCTTTGTAGATTCTTCACTAGCCGTATCCATATTTCAACCGATTTTCAAGAGCTCTTCCACGTTTTAGATGTTTCTATCACCGAAGTGGAGTGGCTGGTTAGCGATTATGAGCCCCAAAGCAAAGACAGAGGCTCGATGTACTCGCCTACAGTTTTGGCCTGGTCTTGTATCGCCACTGTCGAAATGGGGCCAAGCTTAGATGATCGAATCGAGGCCGCTCATCGTCTTGCATCACTCGTTCAACAAAAAGATTTTGAGTATAAGCAGCTCATTTTTAAAGGTGGGTTACCTTCATTACTAAAGCTTTTGAAGGAGAATTCTCCGGTTGCTCATATTGCAGCCGCTAATGCACTTTGCCTTTTAGCTAATGAGGAGGAGGAAAAGAGTGGAACTATTATCAAGGAATTGATTCATACAATTGCAAGTCGTTTATCAAGAACATCTTCGAGATGCGATCAAAAGCAAGCTGCCGACTTGGTTGCAGACATTGCAGAGCGTAACCCAGAGTTGAAACGATATCATTTCATGAGAGAGGAAACGGTATGGCGGCTGGTGATTTTATTGTCATCTCAACAATCACCGCTCGAGTTGAAGATTAGTTGTTCCAAGGCTTTATGGAAGCTTGCTCAAGGGAGTGTTTTGATTTGTAAGACATTAACGGAGACGAAAGGAATGCGATGCTTGGCCGAGTTGGTGGCAAAAGAACAAGATGAATTACGGTTCAATTGCATAATGATCATAAAGGAAATCACAACTATTGCTGAATCAGATATCCGTTTTCGACGTTCAGCCTTTACGAGTTCTTCTCCGGCTGCAAAGGCGCTCATTTGTGAGTTATTGAGGATAATCAAAGAACGTGACGACGCAAAACTGAGAGTTCCTGCAATTAAGTCCATTGGATCATTGGCAAGGTCTTTTTCAGACAGAAAGGGTCGAGTAATCATCAATCTTTTGATTGCTCAGCTAGGGAACACAGATCAAGAAGTTGCAATGGAAGCTGCAATTGCTTTGAGAAAGTTTGTTTCCATTGATAATTACCTTCGTTCGGAGCATTCGGAGTCGATAGTCAAGTTTGATGGTGTACAATTGTTGATGAAGTTAGTAAGTGAGGATACGAAGGCCCAACCCCACGTATTAGCATTGATATGCTACCTTGTCCAACATGACACCAATAGCAATGTTTTGATAAATGCTGGAGCTTTGACTGCTCTTCAGACAACAGATCCCGAAGTCATTACAGAACATCCAGAGTTAGAAACATTGGTCCCCCACGCAATATCCAGACTCCAATTCAATCTTACTGAGGACCAACTACAAACAGACAGTTCAACAGGCATCAAACAGATTATTACAGAACAGGGCATAGAAGTTGTTGACACTGTACGACGTGGATTAAAGTTGCTGTCAAAAGGTGATAGTAAAACACCGCCAATTGTAACAAGATGTATAAAGAGAATTTTAGGGGCAATACCTCCATTAAAGAGCAAGAGGATTCAGCAGTTTCTCAACCTAAGTGCGCGGAACTGGCAGTATTATGTGTGGACTGCATAg